The Halorhabdus sp. BNX81 genome includes a region encoding these proteins:
- a CDS encoding translation initiation factor IF-2 subunit gamma, protein MTGNNGHPEVNIGLVGHVDHGKTTLVEALSGEWTDQHSEEMKRGISIRLGYADATFRRCPECEDSAAYTVAEECPEHDVETDVLRTVSFVDAPGHETLMATMLAGAAIMDGAVLVISATEDVPQAQTEEHLMALDIIGIDNIVVAQNKVDLVDADQARRNYEQIQEFIDGTVAEDAPIVPISAGQNVNMDLLIEAVEEEIPTEDRDLDADAEMLVARSFDINRPGTTWDSLSGGVLGGSLAQGSLEADDEIELRPGREVEEGGQTEWRPVTTTVRSLQAGGEGVDEVTPGGLLGVGTGLDPSLTKGDALAGQIAGPPGTLPPVQEEFTMDIQLLDRIVAEDTDEVEEISTGEPLMLTIGTATTVGSVTSARDGEAEVALKRPVCAREGAKIAINRRIGARWRLIGVGTLRE, encoded by the coding sequence ATGACAGGAAACAACGGACACCCGGAGGTGAACATCGGACTCGTCGGGCACGTCGACCACGGGAAGACGACGCTCGTCGAGGCTCTCAGCGGGGAGTGGACGGATCAGCACTCTGAGGAGATGAAACGCGGGATTTCGATCCGGCTGGGATACGCCGACGCGACGTTCCGGCGCTGTCCGGAGTGTGAGGACTCCGCGGCGTACACCGTCGCCGAGGAGTGTCCCGAACACGACGTCGAGACCGACGTCCTACGGACGGTCTCGTTCGTCGATGCGCCCGGCCACGAGACGCTGATGGCGACGATGCTCGCCGGCGCGGCCATCATGGACGGGGCCGTCCTGGTCATCTCGGCGACCGAAGACGTCCCGCAGGCACAGACCGAGGAGCACCTGATGGCGCTTGACATCATCGGGATCGACAACATCGTCGTCGCCCAGAACAAGGTCGATCTGGTCGACGCCGACCAAGCGCGACGGAACTACGAGCAGATTCAGGAGTTCATCGACGGGACCGTCGCCGAGGACGCACCGATCGTCCCGATCAGTGCGGGCCAGAACGTCAACATGGACCTGCTCATCGAGGCCGTCGAGGAGGAGATCCCGACGGAGGACCGGGATCTCGATGCCGATGCCGAGATGCTCGTCGCCCGGAGTTTCGACATCAACCGCCCGGGGACGACCTGGGACTCGCTGTCGGGCGGCGTGCTGGGCGGGAGTCTCGCCCAGGGCAGCCTCGAAGCCGACGACGAGATCGAACTCCGACCTGGCCGCGAAGTCGAGGAGGGCGGCCAGACGGAGTGGCGACCGGTCACGACGACGGTCCGGTCGCTGCAGGCCGGCGGCGAGGGCGTCGATGAGGTGACGCCCGGCGGGCTATTGGGCGTCGGGACGGGACTCGATCCCTCGCTGACGAAGGGTGACGCGCTGGCGGGCCAGATCGCCGGCCCGCCCGGCACGCTCCCCCCAGTCCAGGAGGAGTTCACGATGGACATCCAGTTGCTCGACCGGATCGTCGCCGAGGACACCGACGAAGTCGAGGAGATCTCGACGGGCGAGCCGCTCATGCTCACGATCGGGACGGCGACGACCGTCGGGTCGGTCACGAGTGCCCGCGACGGCGAGGCCGAAGTGGCGCTGAAACGGCCGGTGTGTGCCCGCGAAGGGGCGAAGATCGCGATCAATCGCCGGATCGGCGCACGCTGGCGGCTGATCGGCGTCGGGACGCTCCGTGAATGA
- a CDS encoding mechanosensitive ion channel domain-containing protein: protein MATVLAVGVIETMIESFQADIIGAVPRALSGLVFLTVAYVGIKLVTTVVRSVLERVYPADQRLIVDFLLLVVGTFLWFGAGLALLNVLGLGNVAASLGTAAGFIGLGVSYALSNMIADTVAGVYLLKDPDFNKGDTVTTASTTGTVTDIGLRKSRLRTDDGLVVLANRNVESGWTYRSGPDKE, encoded by the coding sequence ATGGCCACAGTACTCGCGGTCGGGGTGATCGAGACAATGATCGAATCGTTCCAGGCGGACATCATCGGCGCGGTCCCACGGGCGCTCTCCGGGCTGGTGTTTCTCACGGTCGCGTACGTCGGGATCAAGCTCGTCACGACAGTCGTCCGGTCGGTCCTCGAACGGGTCTACCCCGCCGATCAGCGGCTCATCGTCGACTTCCTCCTGCTCGTCGTGGGGACGTTCCTGTGGTTCGGGGCCGGGTTGGCGCTGCTCAACGTCCTCGGCCTGGGGAACGTCGCGGCGAGTCTCGGGACTGCCGCCGGGTTCATCGGGCTGGGTGTCTCGTATGCGCTCTCGAACATGATCGCCGACACCGTCGCCGGCGTCTACCTGCTCAAGGACCCGGACTTCAACAAGGGCGACACCGTGACGACCGCCTCGACGACGGGGACTGTCACGGACATCGGCCTCCGGAAGAGTCGGCTCCGGACCGACGACGGGTTGGTCGTCCTCGCCAACCGCAACGTCGAGTCCGGTTGGACGTACCGATCTGGCCCCGACAAGGAGTGA
- a CDS encoding ATP-binding protein, which produces MSEPERDVVEFVLTTDVYSEREDLEPDDLPSIYRTVFWENGTIERPLVPTVEATSEAADVEDPWETVSGLMFTSHDDFSEEIKLTDRDMAKEWLQKRIEPDELLENPTLASIFEDEFDEVSYEKAREQVRPARADRAWIDSLLDEYFEDEEEEEMLDLVDIRAPEEVDMRLDDLVLTEDQEGEINKLVKAIEHRDYLARIGLREIGKLLFVGPPGTGKTSVARALAHELDLPFVEVKLSMITSQYLGETAKNVEKTFEVARRLSPCILFMDEFDFVAKTRASDEHAAIKRAVNTLLKSIDEISLIQDDVLLIGATNHPDQLDAAAWRRFDEIVNFPKPDTGMRADILQVVTRDMEIDDYDPGELAGMTEGLTGSDLRLVLREAVLNALTEERTTLTQEDLVNAVANFEERDNLKNLDMIEGDHDALVAGGTPSADGGEDHGHDHSHSDD; this is translated from the coding sequence ATGAGCGAACCGGAACGCGACGTCGTGGAGTTCGTCCTCACGACGGACGTCTACTCCGAGCGAGAGGATCTCGAACCGGACGATCTGCCGTCGATCTATCGGACCGTCTTCTGGGAAAACGGCACGATCGAGCGGCCACTCGTCCCGACCGTCGAGGCCACCAGTGAAGCGGCCGACGTCGAGGATCCCTGGGAAACCGTCTCGGGACTGATGTTTACCAGTCACGACGACTTCTCCGAGGAGATCAAACTCACCGACCGTGACATGGCCAAGGAGTGGCTACAGAAGCGAATCGAGCCCGACGAACTCCTCGAAAACCCGACGCTGGCGTCGATCTTCGAGGACGAATTCGACGAGGTCAGCTACGAGAAGGCCCGTGAACAGGTCAGACCGGCCCGCGCCGACCGGGCCTGGATCGACAGCCTGCTCGACGAGTACTTCGAGGACGAGGAGGAAGAGGAGATGCTCGACCTCGTGGACATCCGCGCGCCCGAGGAGGTCGACATGCGCCTGGACGATCTCGTGCTCACCGAGGACCAGGAGGGCGAGATCAACAAACTCGTCAAGGCGATCGAGCACCGCGATTACCTCGCGCGGATCGGCCTCCGGGAGATCGGCAAGCTCCTGTTCGTCGGGCCGCCGGGGACCGGCAAGACCAGCGTCGCCCGGGCCTTGGCCCACGAGCTCGACCTGCCCTTTGTCGAGGTCAAGCTGTCGATGATAACCTCCCAGTACCTGGGCGAGACGGCCAAGAACGTCGAGAAGACCTTCGAGGTCGCCAGGCGGCTCTCGCCGTGTATCCTCTTCATGGACGAGTTCGACTTCGTCGCCAAGACCCGCGCCAGCGACGAGCACGCCGCGATCAAGCGCGCGGTCAACACCCTGCTGAAGTCGATCGACGAGATCAGCCTCATCCAGGACGACGTCCTGTTGATCGGCGCGACCAACCATCCCGACCAGCTCGACGCGGCGGCCTGGCGGCGCTTCGACGAGATCGTCAACTTCCCCAAGCCAGACACGGGGATGCGCGCCGACATCCTGCAGGTCGTCACTCGCGACATGGAGATCGACGACTACGATCCGGGAGAACTCGCCGGGATGACCGAGGGGCTGACCGGCAGCGACCTCCGGCTTGTCCTCCGGGAGGCCGTCCTGAACGCGTTGACCGAGGAGCGGACCACGCTCACACAGGAGGACCTGGTCAATGCGGTCGCGAACTTCGAGGAGCGTGACAATCTCAAGAACCTCGACATGATCGAGGGCGATCACGACGCGCTGGTCGCGGGCGGGACGCCGAGTGCGGACGGCGGAGAGGACCACGGTCACGACCACAGCCACTCGGACGACTGA
- a CDS encoding winged helix-turn-helix domain-containing protein, producing MDELRDEYPSGWRIIVQNESVGYILDALMDALPGREFTKSELATEAGVSRQSVYTHLELLRALEVLEPVADSSPQRYRVAADSELLDLLHQVNGFVNGQLSQ from the coding sequence ATGGACGAACTGCGCGACGAGTATCCCAGCGGGTGGCGGATCATCGTACAGAACGAGAGCGTTGGCTACATCCTCGACGCACTGATGGACGCGCTCCCGGGACGCGAATTTACGAAGTCGGAACTCGCCACCGAAGCCGGTGTCAGCCGCCAGTCGGTATACACCCACCTGGAGTTGCTTCGCGCACTCGAGGTCCTCGAACCCGTCGCGGATTCATCACCGCAGCGATATCGTGTCGCTGCCGACAGCGAACTGCTCGACCTCCTCCACCAGGTGAACGGATTCGTCAACGGGCAACTCTCTCAATAA
- a CDS encoding PIN domain-containing protein, whose translation MTAVLDTNALMMPVECNVRVFEELDRVIGETDLVVPESVVAELDRLSDGGGEEATAASVGRDLVERCRVVDHDATNADDAVLELARELEAYAVTNDGPLREALLAADVPVIGLRGRNKLAITQP comes from the coding sequence ATGACTGCGGTGCTTGATACCAACGCACTGATGATGCCGGTCGAATGTAACGTCCGCGTCTTCGAGGAACTCGATCGGGTGATCGGCGAGACGGACCTGGTCGTCCCCGAATCCGTCGTGGCGGAACTCGATCGGTTGTCCGACGGTGGCGGCGAGGAGGCGACGGCGGCGAGCGTCGGTCGCGACCTCGTCGAGCGGTGTCGGGTCGTCGATCACGACGCGACAAACGCCGACGATGCGGTGCTGGAACTCGCCCGCGAATTAGAGGCTTACGCGGTCACCAACGACGGGCCGCTCCGCGAGGCTCTCCTCGCTGCGGACGTTCCAGTAATTGGTTTAAGGGGCCGGAACAAACTCGCGATCACTCAACCATAA
- a CDS encoding DUF5787 family protein, with protein MREYGFELALCGALEDGKRLLARQLGAHVHGRRIADIVTIDPGPEFDQRAAITDETIPPAAIDAPVGPGQARPLRDVFPDRRPDERHRIADRAVETAFFESERRNGDRYVRQVARYPERWFDRLLGIENKPDLDRPGDLQTQLRIDVSLGLFDEVILATASHVTGAHRNRLPDEVGIWRFDPDTGEREVLREPTTLPTDEWGLELIEREAGQATVQPVDPAAKARARRRIAERAYGKGWRTFAWPACTRCDPDGAEPAATVPYCAYHDRIVNPVEDCGESCPGYESAEPPAVDVESVRDSQSPWVRDPAGRQRRQVGLDRFE; from the coding sequence GTGCGGGAGTACGGTTTCGAACTCGCGCTGTGTGGAGCCCTGGAGGACGGCAAGCGCCTGCTCGCCCGTCAGCTCGGCGCGCACGTTCACGGCCGGCGGATCGCGGATATCGTGACCATCGACCCAGGCCCCGAGTTCGACCAGCGAGCCGCGATCACCGACGAGACCATTCCGCCGGCAGCCATCGACGCGCCGGTCGGCCCCGGTCAGGCCAGACCGCTTCGGGACGTTTTCCCCGACCGCCGGCCCGACGAGCGCCATCGGATCGCCGACCGGGCGGTCGAGACCGCCTTCTTCGAGTCCGAGCGCCGGAACGGGGATCGGTACGTCCGGCAGGTCGCCCGGTATCCCGAGCGGTGGTTCGACCGCCTTCTCGGCATCGAGAACAAGCCCGACCTCGACCGGCCGGGCGACCTCCAGACCCAACTCCGGATCGACGTTTCGCTCGGCCTCTTCGACGAAGTCATTCTGGCGACGGCCTCCCACGTCACCGGCGCACACCGCAATCGCCTTCCCGATGAAGTCGGGATCTGGCGGTTCGACCCCGACACCGGCGAGCGCGAAGTTCTCCGGGAACCGACGACGCTCCCGACCGACGAGTGGGGCCTCGAGTTGATCGAACGCGAGGCCGGGCAGGCCACCGTCCAGCCGGTCGATCCCGCGGCGAAGGCCCGCGCCCGCCGACGCATCGCCGAGCGGGCCTACGGCAAGGGCTGGCGGACCTTCGCCTGGCCGGCGTGTACCCGGTGTGACCCCGACGGTGCTGAACCGGCAGCCACGGTGCCGTACTGCGCCTATCACGACCGGATCGTCAACCCTGTCGAGGACTGCGGGGAGTCCTGCCCGGGCTACGAGTCCGCCGAACCGCCGGCGGTCGACGTCGAGTCCGTCCGCGATTCGCAGTCGCCCTGGGTCCGCGATCCGGCCGGCCGACAGCGCCGGCAGGTCGGTCTCGATCGCTTCGAGTAG
- a CDS encoding aldo/keto reductase: MPPATLPVPGLGTYSDENREQWVENVRTALDVGYRHVDTAQGYDNEQYVGEGIATSSVDRDAVFLASKVDPENLAREDLIESTTASLDRLGTDSLDLLYVHWPTHTYDAEETLAALEQLHDEGTIKNIGLSNFTPELLEEAREILDVPITAHQVECHPLLQQDRLREDAREHDHWLVAYSPLAQGEVFEDPTIREIAEKHGVSPAAVSLAWLDAKEHVVPIPKASSREHLAANLEAFELSLDDEDIAAIDAIDREHRVIDPDFAPWNQ, translated from the coding sequence ATGCCACCTGCTACATTGCCAGTCCCCGGTCTCGGCACCTACTCGGACGAAAACCGCGAGCAGTGGGTCGAGAACGTCCGGACGGCGCTCGATGTCGGATATCGTCACGTCGATACGGCCCAGGGATACGACAACGAACAGTACGTCGGCGAGGGGATCGCCACTTCGTCGGTCGATCGTGATGCCGTTTTCCTCGCGAGTAAAGTCGATCCCGAAAATCTCGCCCGCGAGGACCTCATCGAGTCGACGACGGCGAGTCTCGATCGGCTCGGGACTGACTCCCTCGATCTCCTGTACGTCCACTGGCCGACCCACACCTACGACGCCGAAGAGACGCTCGCTGCCCTCGAACAACTCCACGACGAAGGCACGATCAAGAATATTGGCTTGTCGAATTTCACGCCGGAGTTGCTCGAGGAGGCCCGGGAGATTCTGGACGTCCCGATCACTGCCCACCAGGTCGAGTGTCACCCGCTGCTCCAGCAGGACCGCCTTCGGGAGGACGCCCGCGAGCACGACCACTGGCTGGTCGCGTACTCGCCGCTCGCCCAGGGCGAAGTGTTCGAGGACCCGACGATCCGTGAGATCGCCGAGAAACACGGCGTCTCCCCGGCCGCGGTCAGCCTCGCGTGGCTCGACGCGAAAGAGCACGTCGTCCCGATCCCGAAAGCCAGCAGCCGCGAGCATCTGGCGGCTAATCTGGAAGCGTTCGAGCTGTCTCTCGACGACGAAGACATCGCGGCGATCGATGCCATCGATCGGGAACACCGCGTCATCGACCCCGATTTCGCCCCCTGGAATCAGTAG
- a CDS encoding phosphoribosylaminoimidazolesuccinocarboxamide synthase, which yields MTSVKEFRIDDEPTATDLGRGAFVFTDDYSVFDWGKMPDEIPQKGAALCTMGAANFEALEDDGIPTHYEGVVVDGEPVSIETAIDVGEQPREMAIELTQVPDLPHDGDGYDYDAYHDAAGENYLIPLEIVFRNTVPVGSSLRKRSEPEDHGLDRESWPEEPVELPEPVVEFSTKYEEQDRYLSRAEADRIAGRANVADLESVAREVNDLLNRQAVEAGFVHEDGKIECLYYEGEIRVADVVGTFDENRFSYDGQEVSKEVIRQYHKRTQSAWVEAVGEAKTRASEAGIADWKSLCDREPEPLDQHVIDVARDLYCAGTNAYLDQAVFDAPSIDDAIDAARSL from the coding sequence ATGACCAGCGTCAAGGAATTCCGGATCGACGACGAGCCGACCGCGACCGACCTTGGTCGGGGCGCGTTCGTCTTCACCGACGACTACTCGGTGTTCGACTGGGGGAAGATGCCCGATGAAATCCCACAGAAAGGGGCCGCGCTGTGTACGATGGGCGCAGCCAACTTCGAGGCCCTGGAGGACGACGGAATCCCCACCCACTACGAGGGTGTCGTCGTCGATGGCGAGCCGGTGTCAATCGAGACGGCGATCGACGTGGGCGAGCAACCTCGCGAAATGGCGATCGAGTTGACGCAGGTGCCCGATCTGCCCCACGACGGCGACGGCTACGACTACGACGCCTATCACGACGCGGCGGGCGAGAACTACCTGATCCCCCTCGAAATCGTCTTTCGCAATACCGTCCCCGTCGGATCCAGTCTGCGAAAGCGATCCGAACCCGAAGACCACGGCCTCGACCGGGAGTCCTGGCCCGAGGAGCCCGTCGAGTTACCGGAACCCGTCGTCGAGTTCTCGACGAAGTACGAGGAGCAAGACCGGTATCTCTCCCGTGCGGAGGCCGACCGGATCGCCGGCCGTGCGAACGTCGCCGACCTCGAATCGGTCGCCCGCGAGGTCAACGACCTGCTCAACCGCCAGGCTGTGGAGGCAGGGTTCGTCCACGAGGACGGCAAGATCGAGTGTCTCTACTACGAAGGGGAGATCCGCGTCGCCGACGTCGTGGGGACCTTCGACGAGAATCGCTTTTCCTACGACGGCCAGGAGGTCAGCAAGGAGGTCATCCGGCAGTACCACAAGCGGACGCAGTCAGCATGGGTCGAGGCCGTCGGCGAAGCCAAAACGCGGGCGAGCGAGGCGGGGATCGCCGACTGGAAGTCGCTGTGCGATCGCGAGCCCGAACCGCTCGACCAGCACGTGATCGACGTCGCGCGTGATCTCTACTGTGCCGGCACGAACGCGTATCTCGACCAGGCAGTCTTCGATGCGCCGTCCATCGACGACGCGATCGACGCGGCCCGAAGTCTCTAG
- a CDS encoding DNA-directed RNA polymerase: protein MYKRVRLRDTVEVPPEHLADVTPGLVKRLLQEKLEGRMDEDVGSIVSVTEVHDIGEGAVVPNEPGVYYVAEFDALTFDPQMQEVVDGEVVEVVNFGAFVGIGPVDGLLHVSQISDEYLAYDGENQQLASRDSNRTLTVGDSVRARIVTKSIDERNPRDSKIGLTAKQVGLGKHGWLDEERKARAETGES, encoded by the coding sequence ATGTACAAACGGGTTCGATTGCGCGACACGGTCGAGGTACCGCCCGAGCATCTGGCAGACGTGACGCCGGGGCTCGTGAAACGACTGCTACAGGAGAAACTCGAAGGCCGCATGGACGAGGATGTCGGCAGCATCGTCAGCGTCACGGAGGTCCACGACATCGGCGAGGGGGCGGTCGTCCCCAACGAGCCCGGCGTCTACTACGTGGCCGAGTTCGACGCCCTCACCTTCGATCCCCAGATGCAGGAGGTCGTCGACGGCGAGGTCGTCGAGGTCGTCAACTTCGGCGCGTTCGTCGGGATCGGCCCGGTCGACGGACTCCTCCACGTCTCTCAGATCTCCGACGAGTACCTGGCCTACGATGGCGAAAACCAGCAACTCGCCTCCCGGGATTCCAACCGGACGCTCACGGTCGGGGACTCGGTGCGCGCCCGGATCGTCACCAAGTCCATCGACGAGCGCAACCCGCGGGATTCGAAGATCGGTCTGACGGCCAAGCAGGTCGGCCTGGGCAAACACGGCTGGCTCGACGAGGAGCGCAAGGCACGCGCGGAGACGGGTGAGAGCTGA
- a CDS encoding TerB family tellurite resistance protein codes for MLVIEILAALGTIGLTIAICSAIALGYVAFYNYRTVMAGLAGFAGGSLLGVVAASGYGVVASGLVGTVGGVAAARYHPRGGSLVTAGGFGLGVGVFLGLIWSPLAGIAVGAGLGVGLATIAWRFPRTALVPATGAVPVLAAIGFYFLYLAAVGTDVISRFLDSTEGVALVAMFPILFGIGSYICQPYYVQSSRRVPPLWPERLRRLFGDEPYEGDYGIRCQSCGAIGDPGHERCHACGTVSKYDAEHPAQTEDVTAPDDAVAVNIPCPHCGERPIEEGTRAYQLTGLVLLYRWRSIRVVGCHDCVSSRLRRTAAKTMVTGWWSITTFLVNPFLIVWNLGRSLYNRGPTDALATALAESGLPRDWLTDRADFDPEENTGDELLVDALIEVGCRVMLADGTPSQSEAAVIRDTVLETFPEYDADEIESRIQSAAERDGSLEAATDGLSALLTRPAREAVLALAAQVAAAKGEIGTDEKRQFQTLANELDVDLDPAEIAMTGGIGEYVEDVS; via the coding sequence ATGCTCGTTATTGAGATCCTGGCCGCCCTCGGGACGATCGGTCTGACAATTGCCATTTGTTCCGCTATCGCGCTCGGGTACGTCGCGTTCTACAACTACCGGACAGTGATGGCTGGCCTCGCCGGTTTCGCCGGCGGGTCGCTCCTTGGCGTCGTCGCCGCATCGGGATACGGAGTGGTAGCCAGTGGGCTCGTCGGTACGGTCGGGGGAGTCGCTGCGGCCCGATATCATCCGAGAGGTGGCTCCCTCGTCACGGCCGGGGGCTTCGGTCTCGGCGTCGGGGTTTTCCTGGGATTGATCTGGTCGCCGTTGGCTGGTATTGCCGTCGGTGCCGGACTCGGTGTCGGCCTGGCCACCATCGCCTGGCGGTTCCCCCGGACGGCGCTGGTCCCCGCCACAGGTGCCGTTCCGGTCCTTGCAGCCATCGGGTTTTACTTCCTCTATCTGGCGGCTGTCGGCACCGACGTGATCAGTCGCTTCCTGGATTCGACGGAGGGGGTGGCCCTCGTGGCGATGTTTCCGATCCTGTTCGGTATTGGTTCGTACATCTGCCAGCCCTACTACGTACAGTCTTCCCGTCGCGTCCCGCCGCTGTGGCCCGAACGTCTCCGTCGATTGTTCGGCGACGAACCGTACGAAGGGGATTATGGAATCCGCTGTCAGTCGTGTGGCGCAATCGGGGACCCAGGTCACGAACGGTGTCACGCCTGTGGCACTGTTTCGAAGTACGACGCCGAGCATCCGGCCCAGACCGAGGATGTCACTGCTCCCGACGACGCCGTGGCCGTGAACATCCCGTGCCCACACTGCGGCGAACGCCCCATCGAGGAGGGGACCCGAGCGTACCAACTCACCGGGTTGGTGTTGCTATACCGCTGGCGCTCGATCCGGGTGGTTGGCTGTCACGATTGCGTGTCGAGTCGGCTTCGCCGGACGGCGGCCAAGACGATGGTCACGGGCTGGTGGAGCATCACGACGTTTCTGGTCAACCCGTTCTTGATCGTCTGGAATCTCGGTCGGAGCCTGTACAACCGCGGGCCGACTGACGCACTCGCGACCGCGCTGGCCGAGTCCGGTCTCCCCCGGGACTGGCTCACCGATCGGGCGGATTTCGATCCTGAAGAAAACACTGGCGACGAGCTGCTCGTCGATGCATTGATCGAGGTCGGTTGCCGAGTCATGTTGGCCGACGGGACTCCCTCGCAATCCGAGGCAGCCGTGATTCGGGATACTGTCCTCGAAACCTTCCCCGAGTACGATGCCGACGAGATCGAGTCCCGGATCCAGTCGGCGGCCGAGCGGGATGGCTCGCTTGAGGCCGCTACCGACGGGCTATCGGCACTGTTAACGCGGCCGGCCAGGGAGGCAGTTCTCGCGCTGGCAGCCCAGGTCGCGGCCGCAAAGGGTGAAATCGGCACTGACGAGAAGCGACAGTTCCAGACACTGGCAAACGAACTCGACGTCGATCTCGATCCCGCAGAGATCGCGATGACTGGCGGCATCGGTGAGTACGTCGAGGATGTCTCGTAA
- a CDS encoding formyltetrahydrofolate deformylase produces the protein MVAVTREFTEITVVGDDETGLIANVTSLLFERGVNIEDLDQAVREGVFRMTTMVDTSEMIVTEETLRNDLQDLAAELDVDITVRFPKDRETQSIAVLVTKESHCLEAIFEAWASGNLGADVEVVIGNHPDLQPLAEKYEVPFHDIGDEKGTPDEDELLDLLAEYDTDLIVLARYMRILSPDVVFRYENRIINVHPSLLPSFPGASAYMQAIEEGVRIAGVTAHYVTTDLDQGPVITQRVFNVPPEATEEELQEIGQPLEAEALLEAIDLHLNDEIYVHRGRTRLREPEETDAQLGAPEQLDDLNPDRPIDGLGEIVSEGE, from the coding sequence GTGGTGGCCGTGACCCGTGAGTTCACCGAGATTACTGTGGTCGGCGACGACGAGACGGGGCTGATCGCGAACGTCACGTCGTTGCTGTTCGAGCGCGGTGTCAACATCGAGGATCTGGATCAGGCGGTCCGGGAGGGCGTCTTCCGGATGACCACGATGGTCGACACCAGCGAGATGATCGTCACCGAGGAAACGCTCCGGAACGATCTCCAGGATCTCGCGGCGGAACTCGACGTCGACATTACGGTCCGGTTCCCGAAAGATAGAGAGACCCAGAGCATCGCCGTCCTCGTCACGAAGGAAAGTCACTGTCTGGAGGCGATCTTCGAGGCCTGGGCGAGCGGCAATCTGGGCGCGGACGTCGAGGTCGTCATCGGCAATCATCCCGACCTCCAGCCCCTCGCCGAGAAATACGAGGTGCCCTTCCACGACATCGGCGACGAGAAGGGCACGCCCGACGAGGACGAACTGCTGGACTTGCTTGCGGAGTACGACACTGACCTGATCGTCCTCGCGCGGTACATGCGCATCCTCAGCCCGGACGTCGTCTTCCGATACGAGAACCGAATCATCAACGTCCACCCGTCGCTGCTGCCCTCCTTCCCCGGTGCCTCGGCGTACATGCAGGCCATCGAGGAGGGCGTCCGGATCGCGGGCGTCACCGCACACTACGTGACGACTGACCTCGATCAGGGGCCGGTCATCACCCAGCGGGTGTTCAACGTCCCGCCGGAGGCCACCGAGGAAGAACTCCAGGAGATCGGCCAGCCCCTGGAGGCCGAGGCGCTACTCGAGGCGATCGACCTCCATCTCAACGACGAGATCTACGTCCACCGCGGCCGGACTCGGCTCCGGGAGCCGGAGGAGACCGACGCCCAGCTCGGCGCGCCCGAGCAACTCGACGATCTCAATCCCGACCGGCCGATCGATGGGCTGGGCGAGATCGTCAGCGAGGGCGAGTGA
- a CDS encoding MBL fold metallo-hydrolase: MEVTLLGTGDTTGTPTVGCGCDVCEQARDPDDALREQLRDRGVEVGDRGVERTRFSVHVRNERTDETLLIDASPDFRTQFLREDLDAPDAAVISHIHFDHLDGLGNFYRLTRDMPVYAAGEVDPATGQSVAQSVRERYDYLDVIDVKARDPFESFRVAGLDVTLVPVDHPPLACYGLVVEDPETGTKLSLSGDTSYEVPQASRDALAGADLLLVDGILPADRCDTHPAGGSHHDDGGVPMTYGSKHMTIEGATRFGEELDAGELRIVHLSHYLPVETAFDAPLAVDGERFVL; encoded by the coding sequence ATGGAAGTCACGCTGCTCGGGACCGGCGATACGACCGGGACGCCGACGGTCGGATGTGGGTGTGACGTCTGTGAGCAGGCGCGCGATCCCGATGACGCCCTCCGTGAGCAGTTGCGCGACCGCGGTGTCGAGGTCGGCGATCGTGGCGTCGAGCGGACCCGCTTTTCGGTCCACGTCCGCAACGAGCGCACCGACGAGACGCTGCTGATCGACGCGAGTCCCGACTTCCGGACCCAGTTCCTCCGGGAAGACCTCGACGCTCCCGACGCCGCGGTGATCTCCCACATCCACTTCGACCACCTCGACGGGCTGGGCAACTTCTATCGGCTGACGCGGGACATGCCAGTCTACGCAGCCGGCGAGGTTGACCCCGCGACCGGGCAAAGCGTCGCCCAGAGCGTCCGCGAGCGCTACGACTACCTCGACGTGATCGACGTCAAGGCTCGCGATCCATTCGAATCGTTCCGGGTCGCCGGCCTCGACGTCACGCTCGTCCCCGTCGATCACCCGCCGCTTGCGTGTTACGGCCTCGTGGTCGAGGATCCCGAGACGGGCACGAAGCTCTCGCTGTCGGGTGATACGAGTTACGAGGTCCCGCAAGCGAGTCGGGACGCCCTCGCCGGGGCCGACCTGTTGCTCGTCGACGGCATCCTCCCGGCCGATCGGTGTGATACCCACCCGGCCGGCGGGTCACACCACGACGACGGGGGGGTCCCGATGACCTACGGGAGCAAGCACATGACCATCGAGGGGGCGACGCGGTTCGGCGAGGAACTCGACGCCGGCGAGTTGCGGATCGTCCACCTCTCGCACTACCTACCGGTCGAGACGGCCTTCGACGCGCCGCTTGCTGTCGACGGCGAGCGGTTCGTGCTGTGA